In the genome of Gadus morhua chromosome 14, gadMor3.0, whole genome shotgun sequence, one region contains:
- the txlng gene encoding gamma-taxilin isoform X2, translating into MEAAGVCELDVASRRIVGGNDSPPELDSPCQEDAGEFSLGVCCSKELRGETPGREDSPSDLGEPELDPGGDAKTRDEKGFGKEAILLMQALNSLATPEEKLAALCKKYADLLEESRCIQKQVKVLQKKQSQIVKEKLHLQGEHSKAILARSKLESLCRELQRHNKTLKEENGQRSREYDEQRKEAMQHFQLTLNDIEMQMEQHSSHNGKLRQENMELADKLKKLIEQYELREEHIDKVFKHKEVQQQLMDAKLQRITEMMREVEEKQQRERDFLLKDATESRHKCELMREQETQLKQQLSLYMDKFEEFQSTLAKSNEVFTTFRQEMEKMTKKIKKLEKETTQWRNKWESNNHALLHMAEEKTLRDGHFKALQGKLELLERLCRALQKERNDLNSRIGVLQEEQGGEDVSTLPEPSPVEATPVEATPVEVIPVEVIPVEASPTEPSARGDEDAAAEDTPESRAPGLGEGEGEEEAPCPTSGPLGLEEQQQGPPADGSATADGTDTTAAGVHTAATQQAQD; encoded by the exons ATGGAGGCGGCTGGTGTGTGTGAACTTGATGTGGCGTCCAGAAGAATAGTCGGAGGCAATGATTCACCGCCTGAGCTGGACAGCCCCTGCCAG gaggATGCTGGTGAGTTCAGCCTGGGGGTCTGCTGCTCCAAGGAGCTGAGGGGGGAGACCCCGGGAAGAGAGGACAGCCCGAGCGACCTGGGGGAGCCCGAGCTGGACCCAGGAGGAGATGCCAAGACCAGGGACGAGAAGGGCTTTG GTAAAGAAGCCATCCTGCTGATGCAGGCCCTGAACTCACTGGCCACGCCAGAGGAGAAACTAGCCGCCTTATGCAAGAAGTACGCTGACCTG CTGGAGGAGAGCCGCTGCATCCAGAAGCAGGTGAAGGTGCTGCAGAAGAAGCAGTCCCAGATAGTGAAGGAGAAGCTGCACCTGCAGGGCGAACACAGCAAGGCCATCCTGGCGCGCAGCAAGCTGGAGAGCCTGTGTCGGGAGCTGCAGAGGCACAATAAGACACTGAAG GAGGAGAACGGCCAGCGCTCCCGGGAGTACGACGAGCAGCGCAAGGAGGCCATGCAGCACTTCCAGCTGACCCTGAACGACATCGAGATGCAGATGGAGCAGCACAGCTCCCACAACGGCAAGCTGCGGCAGGAGAACATGGAGCTGGCCGACAAGCTGAAGAAGCTCATCGAGCAGTACGAGCTCCGCGAGGAG CACATTGATAAAGTGTTCAAGCACAAGGAGGTCCAGCAGCAGCTGATGGACGCCAAGCTGCAGAGAATCACGGAGatgatgagggaggtggaggagaaacagcagagggagagagacttt CTGCTGAAGGATGCCACAGAATCCAGACACAAGTGTGAGCTGATGAGGGAGCAGGAGACCCAGCTCAAGCAGCAG CTTTCTTTGTACATGGACAAGTTTGAAGAGTTCCAGAGCACGCTGGCCAAAAGCAATGAGGTGTTCACAACGTTCAGACAAGAGATGGAGAAG ATGACCAAGAAGATCAAGAAACTGGAAAAGGAGACCACCCAATGGAGGAACAAATGGGAGAGCAACAACCACGCCCTGCTGCACATGGCAGAGGAG AAAACCCTGCGTGACGGCCACTTCAAGGCCCTGCAGGGGAAGCTGGAGCTTCTGGAGAGGCTGTGCCGCGCGCTGCAGAAGGAGAGGAACGACCTCAACTCCCGCATCGGCGtcctgcaggaggagcagggcggCGAGGACGTCTCCACGCTGCCTGAGCCCAGCCCCGTGGAGGCCACCCCCGTGGAGGCCACCCCCGTGGAGGTCATCCCCGTGGAGGTCATCCCCGTGGAGGCCAGCCCCACCGAGCCCTCTGCCAGGGGGGACGAGGACGCTGCGGCCGAGGACACGCCGGAGAGCCGGGCGCCTGGCCtcggggaaggggaaggggaggaggaagctCCCTGCCCAACGTCCGGGCCTCTTGGACTGGAGGAACAGCAGCAGGGACCCCCAGCGGATGGATCAGCCACAGCGGATGGAACGGATACTACTGCCGCGGGCGTCCACACTGCGGCAACACAGCAAGCACAGGACTGA
- the txlng gene encoding gamma-taxilin isoform X1, with amino-acid sequence MAPVVSTCDISRKRRSLSVFAPQCKSDSDPRQINTQHIDIGLLMEAAGVCELDVASRRIVGGNDSPPELDSPCQEDAGEFSLGVCCSKELRGETPGREDSPSDLGEPELDPGGDAKTRDEKGFGKEAILLMQALNSLATPEEKLAALCKKYADLLEESRCIQKQVKVLQKKQSQIVKEKLHLQGEHSKAILARSKLESLCRELQRHNKTLKEENGQRSREYDEQRKEAMQHFQLTLNDIEMQMEQHSSHNGKLRQENMELADKLKKLIEQYELREEHIDKVFKHKEVQQQLMDAKLQRITEMMREVEEKQQRERDFLLKDATESRHKCELMREQETQLKQQLSLYMDKFEEFQSTLAKSNEVFTTFRQEMEKMTKKIKKLEKETTQWRNKWESNNHALLHMAEEKTLRDGHFKALQGKLELLERLCRALQKERNDLNSRIGVLQEEQGGEDVSTLPEPSPVEATPVEATPVEVIPVEVIPVEASPTEPSARGDEDAAAEDTPESRAPGLGEGEGEEEAPCPTSGPLGLEEQQQGPPADGSATADGTDTTAAGVHTAATQQAQD; translated from the exons ATGGCACCTGTGGTCTCGACTTGTGACATCAgccggaagaggaggagcctaAGTGTTTTCGCTCCACAGTGTAAAAGCGACTCTGATCCCAGGCAGATCAATACGCAG CATATTGACATTGGATTACTAATGGAGGCGGCTGGTGTGTGTGAACTTGATGTGGCGTCCAGAAGAATAGTCGGAGGCAATGATTCACCGCCTGAGCTGGACAGCCCCTGCCAG gaggATGCTGGTGAGTTCAGCCTGGGGGTCTGCTGCTCCAAGGAGCTGAGGGGGGAGACCCCGGGAAGAGAGGACAGCCCGAGCGACCTGGGGGAGCCCGAGCTGGACCCAGGAGGAGATGCCAAGACCAGGGACGAGAAGGGCTTTG GTAAAGAAGCCATCCTGCTGATGCAGGCCCTGAACTCACTGGCCACGCCAGAGGAGAAACTAGCCGCCTTATGCAAGAAGTACGCTGACCTG CTGGAGGAGAGCCGCTGCATCCAGAAGCAGGTGAAGGTGCTGCAGAAGAAGCAGTCCCAGATAGTGAAGGAGAAGCTGCACCTGCAGGGCGAACACAGCAAGGCCATCCTGGCGCGCAGCAAGCTGGAGAGCCTGTGTCGGGAGCTGCAGAGGCACAATAAGACACTGAAG GAGGAGAACGGCCAGCGCTCCCGGGAGTACGACGAGCAGCGCAAGGAGGCCATGCAGCACTTCCAGCTGACCCTGAACGACATCGAGATGCAGATGGAGCAGCACAGCTCCCACAACGGCAAGCTGCGGCAGGAGAACATGGAGCTGGCCGACAAGCTGAAGAAGCTCATCGAGCAGTACGAGCTCCGCGAGGAG CACATTGATAAAGTGTTCAAGCACAAGGAGGTCCAGCAGCAGCTGATGGACGCCAAGCTGCAGAGAATCACGGAGatgatgagggaggtggaggagaaacagcagagggagagagacttt CTGCTGAAGGATGCCACAGAATCCAGACACAAGTGTGAGCTGATGAGGGAGCAGGAGACCCAGCTCAAGCAGCAG CTTTCTTTGTACATGGACAAGTTTGAAGAGTTCCAGAGCACGCTGGCCAAAAGCAATGAGGTGTTCACAACGTTCAGACAAGAGATGGAGAAG ATGACCAAGAAGATCAAGAAACTGGAAAAGGAGACCACCCAATGGAGGAACAAATGGGAGAGCAACAACCACGCCCTGCTGCACATGGCAGAGGAG AAAACCCTGCGTGACGGCCACTTCAAGGCCCTGCAGGGGAAGCTGGAGCTTCTGGAGAGGCTGTGCCGCGCGCTGCAGAAGGAGAGGAACGACCTCAACTCCCGCATCGGCGtcctgcaggaggagcagggcggCGAGGACGTCTCCACGCTGCCTGAGCCCAGCCCCGTGGAGGCCACCCCCGTGGAGGCCACCCCCGTGGAGGTCATCCCCGTGGAGGTCATCCCCGTGGAGGCCAGCCCCACCGAGCCCTCTGCCAGGGGGGACGAGGACGCTGCGGCCGAGGACACGCCGGAGAGCCGGGCGCCTGGCCtcggggaaggggaaggggaggaggaagctCCCTGCCCAACGTCCGGGCCTCTTGGACTGGAGGAACAGCAGCAGGGACCCCCAGCGGATGGATCAGCCACAGCGGATGGAACGGATACTACTGCCGCGGGCGTCCACACTGCGGCAACACAGCAAGCACAGGACTGA